GCGTTGAGCAGGTTGATCGGCCGCGCGTACGGCCGCAGCTCCGGCAGGTCGCACAGCCGCGCCAGCGGGCCCGACGGGTCGAGGATCGTCCAGTGCGCCCCGGCGCGCAGCGTCTTGTAGACGATGCCGCCGCCGAGGAACGACTTGCCGCCACCCAGGCCGGCCACCATCGCGGTGAGGCCCGAGCCGTCGCGGATCTCCTGCGCCATCCACGGGTCCCACGCCACCGGCCGCCGGGTCGCGGTCACCGTCTCGCCGAGGAGGATGCCGCGCCGGTCGCCGACCTCGGCGGTCGCCGTGGGCACGGACGACGCCGTCCACACCACCGAGCCGCGGCGCATGTACGCCGCCGACGCCAGCGGCTCGCCCGGGATGAACTCCCGCGCCATCGCGTACTGGGCCTCGGGATGCTCGATCGCGACCTTCGGCTTGTACAGGTCGAGCAGCTGCTGGGCCAGGCGCAACGCGTCGCGCTCCGTCGGACCGGACACGGCCAGGCGCCACCACGAGCGCACGCGAGTGGCCAGCGCGGTGAAGCCCGACGTCATCTCGTCGTCGATCTCCAGCACGCGCCCGGCCTGGCGCGCAAGCGATTGCGGCGGCTCCAGCTCGTGCTCGTCGGTGTAGTGCTTGACCTGCGAGCGCACCTTGTTCATCTGGCGCTGCAGCTCACCCGCGACCTCTTCGGGCCGGCGCACGTAGATGCGCGCGGACACCTCGACGGCGGCGGGCAGGCGGTCGGCGTGCTGGATCCACGGGTCGTCGACCTCGGGGATCTGCAGGCCGTGCATCTGGCCGACGGTGAGCACGGCGAGGTGCCGCGACACGCCCGCGTTGGACCCCGTGCGGCCGCGGACGGTGACCGTGGGCGCGTACGGGTCGGCGTGGAAGTCGGCTGCGTCGGTGAAGCTGGCGAGGTCTTCGGGCTCCCAGGCGGCGCCCGGCACGGCCGGCATGTTGCGCGGCGCGGGCAGGCCCAGCGAGCACGAGCGGTGCATCAGCCAGGACATCTCCTCGGCGTGCACCGGGCGGCCTTCCAGCCCGGCGGTGCCGATGACCTGGTCGAGGTGTTCGACCTCGGAGTCGAGCGCCACCAGTTCCGCGTCGACGGCTTCGGGCAGGATCTTGCGCAGCACGGGAGCGGCGCGTTCGACGGCGCGGTCGACCATGCGCCGGGTCTGCACCTGGACGCCGAGGTAGACCTCTTTTTCGGCCATCGAACGGCCCATCAGCTGCTGCTGCTCGCCGATGAGGTAGTCGTCGAAGGAAAGCGCGCCCGGCACGTCCTGCGGCCGGCCGACGGCGTTGTGCACGTGGGCCTCGGCCCACATGCGGATCGGGTACGGCCGGTTGGTCACACGCAGGTGCAGCCAGCGGCCCTGCAGCTCGGCGTACTGGCCCGCGATGGCCGCGATCAGGTCGCGGCGCTGCGAGTCGGAGCGGAACGACCACCGTTGCGGCGCGAGCCGGTACCAGGCGTACACCTCGTGTCCGGTGCGCAGCAGGTGCCCGTCGATGCTGCGCGCCGCGATCGACGGCGTGTATGCGGGTATGGCCTGCTCACCGGGCAGCCTCTTGCCCGCCGAGGAGTTGTTCCTCGGCGAGGGTTGCCGGACCTGCTGCGGGGTCTCCCAGGCGCCCGTGGGCACGTTTCGATCCCGCTTCCCTCGGCTTCCGCCGCGACCGAACAACGACTACCTCCCGGCCCGAGCCGCGTTGCGGCTCCGGCGCGCTCGTGGTGCTCCCTGTGCTCCGGCCGTAACCCCGGCGCCTTGGCCGTAGCCGTGGTGCCGGTACTGCCGCCTCCTCTTGTGCTTCGGCAGCGGGCGCTCGGCCCGCACGCGGATGCGGCTGGCGCTGACGGCGCCGCCCGTGCCCGCGGGCTTCTCACGCGGTGTGTTGAGCTCGCGGCCTGCCATCGCGATCACCGCGCCCAGCGGGCGCTCGTGGCTGATCTTGGCGGTGATCACCCGGGTGATCAGGATCGTGGCCACGAACGCCCACGCCGTGGAGAAGAACCCGAAGCTCCAGCCGGCCCACCGCTCGACGGTGAGCACGACCAGGAAGATGGGTATGCCGATGAGCCACGCTACGTAGCGGGCCCTCCAGGGAAAAGTCGCCTTCGGCGGGCCGAGCCAGACGGCGTCGACCCGGTAGACCTCGTCATCCGTCCTGATACGCACGCCTGCTCCGCCTCAGCCCGTGAAGAGGCCGGCGATCCACTGGCCCACATTGACGCCGGCGCCGCTGACCGCGAGTCCGATGATGGCGAGCGCGATGACGACACCCGCGAGCCGGCGCATGACACCGGCGTTGTCACCCTTGCCGCCACCGAGCCAGAGCAACAGGAGCGCGACGGCCAGCAACACCAGGGGGACGATGTTGTCGAGCAACCAGTTTCGGACGTTGCCGGTGCCGAGTTCGCCGGCAGCCAGCGTCTCGAGGGTGGTCATGGTCATCATCGCGATACTCCCGGTGCGCGGACGGTCCCGCGCGGTTCTGGCTTCGGCGAAGCCTCGAACAACATCATGGCGTCACAAGGGGTAGTGGTCAAAGCGCGCTGTGTGAATGTCGACTTGTGGACATGGACGGGGCTGGGGTCGTCTGGTCGGAATTCCTCGCCCTCCATCATGGGGGCAAGGGTGCTTGCGATTAACCCCGGCCACCCGGATTTCGCAGTGGACCCACGAACTCACCCTGCTGGGAGTGCTTTGCTCACTCTCGGTACTTCCCAAGTGGTCGGGATCCGGCCGGAACCAGTGTGACATGCCCCGGATGGCCTCCCCGCCCGAGTCCGCTGAGTGAGTACGAGTGAGCGCCACGCTGCCCCAGGGTCGCCGGGAGCAGTGAGGCGCTTGTCACGATACGCGCAAGTCGTGCCGCGATTTTCACTACATAGCGTGATGCCGGACATCGGGCACGAGAGGTGCCTTATCGGGACGCGGTCATCGCCCGGGGGAACGCGCCGGCCTTCACGACAGCGCGGCTCAGCGGCCGGCACAACTCGGCGAGGCGGGTGGATTTTTCCTCACCCAGGTGCCGCCAGGGGCCTTCGGAAGCGGCGTTCGTGGCCGCCTCGACGCGCTCGCGGAGGTCGGTGCCTTTGTCCGTGAGGTCGCCGTCGGGGCCGATGACACCCTGGTTCGCCAGGCGGGCGACCTCGGCGTCCCACTGCTCGTCGCTCCAGCCGCGCGTGCTCTTGGCCATGTCGGGCGTGAAGCCGGCACCGCTCGCGACGTGGGTGACGAGGGCGGCCAGGCCGTCGAGGCCGTGGAGCATGAGGGCGGCGACGTGGGCGTCGCCGCGGTGCTCGCGCATGAGCGTGAGGGCGTGCCAGAGGACGAGGTGGGGCTTTTCGGGCCAGGCGAGGCTCGCGTGGCCGGCGTAGAGGGCTCGGCCTTCCGGGCGGCAGCCGTCCGTGGCTTCGCGCGCGAGCTCGGCGGCTTCGGCGGTGGTTTCGGCGTGGATCTCGTCGCCGAGGAGCCGGCTGAGAGCGGCGTCTACCGCGTTGAAGCGGGCTTCGGTGATTTGTTCGGGCGTGGCGAGCGTCCACGCGCACGGGATGTGCCGCTCGATGATCTCGGGGTTGAAGTTGTAGAACGTCGCGGCCACCACGTCGGCTTTTACCGCTCCCATCGGCGCCGAACGGCTGGCGAAGTAGGTCATACGCCCGGGCCGCAACCCCGCGGCGGTGAGGTGCTCTTCGGCTTCGGGGACGAAGTAGATCAGGGAGTGGAGGGTGTCGAAGGTGCCCTTGAACTTCTTCGCCGCTTCGGCTGCTTCGCCCATGAACGGGATGCTACCGGGCGGTAGGTTCTTTGTCTGCGGGGTAGCTGGTGGGTTTTCGGCGGTCGCCCCGAAGCAGGGCGGACGAGTTGGCGTGTAAGCCGGATCCTGTGCCCGGCGCGGCCTCTCGGCCGGTCGGGCGACGGTCATCCATCTCGGCCTGCCGTTGCCGGCAGGCTCCAGCGGCCTACCCGCAGGCATCGGACGGGCCGTCCTCAAGCGCCTGCGCAGGAGCGGCAGCTCCCTCTTGGCCTTGCTCCGGGTGGGGTTTACCGAGCCACCCCGGTCACCCGGGGTGCTGGTGGTCTCTTACACCACCGTTTCACCCTTACCCCCGTCGACGCGAACGCTGACGGAGGCGGTCTGTTTTCTGTGGCACTGTCCCGCGGGTCGCCCCGGGTTGCCGTTAGCAACCACCCTGCCCTGCGGAGTCCGGACTTTCCTCGGACCGGGTCACCCCGATTCGCGACCGTCCAGCCAACTCGTCCGCCCGGGAATCGTACCTTTGTACCGCCGGGCGGGCGCGCGGCGGGGCGAGCAGTTCGACGACGCCGAGCGTCACGATCACCGCCAGCGCCACGAGCTCCACGGCGTTGATCAGGTCCACGGCCACCAGCTCCCTTCGCAACGGGGAGTACGGACCCCGCCCAAAACCGGTTCAAGTCGATCAGCGCAAGGTCCTTTGTGGATGATCCCACGCCGTGGACGTGCGTTGACGCTACTCAGGGCCACTGTTTCACTCGCGCCATGTCCGTCCCAGACCTGCACGAGCCCCTGAAGTTCGCCTACTGGGTCCCGAACGTGAGCGGCGGCCTGGTCACCAGCGACATCGAGCAGCGCACCGACTGGGGGTACGAGTACAACAAGCAGCTCGCCGTCCTGGCCGAGAACAACGGCTTCGAGTACGCGCTCACCCAAGTCCGCTACACCGCCAGCTACGGCGCCGCCTACCAGCACGAATCCACCGGCTTCAGCCTCGCGCTGCTGCTGGCCACGCAGCGGCTCAAGGTGATCGCCGCGATCCACCCCGGGCTGTGGCACCCCGGCGTGCTCGCGAAGTTCGTCGCGAGCGCCGACGTGATCTCCGGCGGGCGCGCGGCGATCAACGTCGTCAGCGGCTGGTTCAAGGACGAGTTCACCAAGCTGGGCGAACCGTGGCTCGAACACGACGAGCGCTACCGCCGCACGGAGGAGTTCATCACCGCCGTGCGCGAGCTCTGGACGAACGACCACGCCGAGTTCGGCGGCGACTTCTACCGCATCCACGACTTCGACATCAAGCCCAAACCTGAGGTCTCCCCCGGCCGGCCGCACCCGGAGATCTTCCAGGGCGGCAACTCCACGGCCGCGCGCAAGGTCGCCGGCCGCGTGTCCGACTGGTACTTCAGCAACGGCAAGGACTACGACGGGTTCACCGAACAGGTCGAAGACGTCCGCGCCATCGCGAACGGCCGCACTGTCCGCTTCGGACTCAACGGGTTCGTCATCGCGCGCGAATCGGCCGCCGAGGCCGAAGCCGTATTTCGCGAGATCATCGAGAAGGCCGACCGGCCCGCCGTCGAAGGCTTCCGTTCCGCGGTCGCGCAGGCCGGGAAGTCCACGGCGGACAACAAGGGCATGTGGGCCGACTCCGAGTTCAAGGACCTCGTGCAGTACAACGACGGTTTCCGCACCCAGCTCATCGGCACGCCGGAACACATCGCCGACCGCGCCATCGAATACAAGAAGCGCGGCGCGAACCTGCTGCTGCTCGGTTTCCTGCACTACCTCGAGGACGTCGAGTACTTCGGGAAGAACGTGCTGCCTGTGATCCGCGAGAAGGAACGAGAACTCGCTGAATTGTCTGCCTAGGCTCCGCCGAGGCGGGCGAGATCGCCGCAAGCCGGCTTCTTCCCTCCCGGTTTTCGCGCGGGCAAGGGGCCGCACGAAAACCGCTCAGTCCGGAAGCCGGCGCGATCTCGCGGTGCGTACCCGCGAAGGCAAGGAAAGCCCGAGGCGGTCGTGTAGTTGCCGAGGCGCGCCGGATTGCGGGATTGCTGGCGGGTGGGTCGGACCGAGGCGGCACGAGGGAGCGGCCGAGCGTCGGTCGCCGGTGGGCCGAATAGCGTTCCTCGCGAGCCCGCCGGCGCGTCAGTCAGGCCGCGGCAGCACAGGGAACCGCCGAGCGTCGGTCGCCGGTGGGCCGAATAGCGTTCCTCGCGAGCCCGCCGGCGCGTCAGCGCGAGCCCGCCGGCGCGTCAGTCAGGCCGCGGCAGCACAGGGAACCGCCGAGCGTCGGTCGCCGGTGGGCCGAATAGCGTTCCTCGCGAGCCCGCCGGCGCGTCAGCGCGAGCCCGCCGGCGCGTCAGTCAGGCCGCGGCAGCACAGGGAACCGCCGAGCGTCGGTCGCCGGGTGGGCCGAATAGCGTTCCTCGCGAGCCCGCCGGCGCGTCAGTCAGGCCGCGAGAGCACGGGGAACGGCCGCTCACGGGTCGGCGGGTGGGCTCGATTAGCGTTCTCGCGTGCCCGAACCCCTCGCCGCGGTCGTCTCGCTCGTGCTCCTGGCCGTGACACTGGGGTTCGCGATGGTGCGCCCGCGCGGGCTGCCCGAGGCGGTCGCCGCGGTGCCCGTCGCGGGGGTGGTGCTCGCGATCGGGCTCACGACGCCGCAAGCCGCGTGGGACCGGGTCGTCGAGATCCTGCCGACGATGGGGTTCCTGGCCGCGATCCTGCTCGTCAGCCACCTCGCCGCGATCGATGGCGTGTTCATCTGGCTGGGCAGCCGGCTGGCCGAGGTGTGCCGGGGTGAGCCCAAACGGCTGCTCGTGCTCACCTTCGTCGCGGCGGCCGGGGTGACGGCGGTGCTGAGCCTCGACGCCACCGTCGTCCTGCTCACGCCCGTCGTGCTGGCCACGGCGGAGGGGCTCAGGCTCGAGTCGAAGCCCCACGTCTACGCGTGCGCCCACCTCGCCAACTCGGCCTCGACGCTGCTGCCCGTCTCCAACCTGACCAACCTGCTCGCCTTCGCGGCGTCCGGGCTCACGTTCGCCGGATTCACCGCGCTGATGGCGCTGCCCTGGCTGGTCATGATCCTGATCGAGCTGGCCATCTTTTCGAGGTTTTTCAACCGCGACCTGGCCGGCCCCTGCAGCACCGAAAAGCCGCAGCACCGCGAGCCGCCGGTGTTCGCGCTCGTCGTGCTCGGCGTGATGCTCGTCGGTTTCGGTGTGGGCCAGCTCGTGCACGTGGAACCGGTCTGGGTCGCCGCGCTGGCGGCGCTCGTGCTCAGCGCGCGAGCGCTGGCCGAGCGCAAGATCAAGCCGTGGCAAGTGGTCACGGAAGCGTCGCCGATGCTGGTGCTGTTCGTGCTCGGCCTGGCCATCACGGTGGAAGCCGTCGACGAACACGGGCTCGGCGGCGCCCTCAAGGCCTTCCTGCCGACGACGGCGGCGCTCCCCGAGCTGCTGCTCACCACCGCCATCGCGGCCGTGCTGGCGAACCTCGTCAACAACCTGCCCGCGACGTTGATCCTGCTGTCCGTGCTGGGCGACCACCCGAACACGGGCGTACTGCTAGCTGTGCTGATCGGCGTGAACGTCGGGCCGAACGCGACCTACCTCGGCTCCCTGGCGACCCTGCTGTGGCGGCGCGTGCTGGCCCGCCACGGGCACACGCCGCGCGCGCGGGAGTTCACGGCGCTGGGCGCGTTGACCACACCCGTCTCCCTCGCCGCGGCGACCACCGCGTTGTGGCTGGTGCTGCCGTGACGGATCAGAGCGCGGCCACGGCTAGGGCCGCGGTGGGATCGTCTGACCCGGTTCCAGCGTGGGGCCGCAGTCGTCGAGGCCGTTGCCGAAGC
The sequence above is a segment of the Amycolatopsis sp. 2-15 genome. Coding sequences within it:
- a CDS encoding ATP-binding protein, translated to MFGRGGSRGKRDRNVPTGAWETPQQVRQPSPRNNSSAGKRLPGEQAIPAYTPSIAARSIDGHLLRTGHEVYAWYRLAPQRWSFRSDSQRRDLIAAIAGQYAELQGRWLHLRVTNRPYPIRMWAEAHVHNAVGRPQDVPGALSFDDYLIGEQQQLMGRSMAEKEVYLGVQVQTRRMVDRAVERAAPVLRKILPEAVDAELVALDSEVEHLDQVIGTAGLEGRPVHAEEMSWLMHRSCSLGLPAPRNMPAVPGAAWEPEDLASFTDAADFHADPYAPTVTVRGRTGSNAGVSRHLAVLTVGQMHGLQIPEVDDPWIQHADRLPAAVEVSARIYVRRPEEVAGELQRQMNKVRSQVKHYTDEHELEPPQSLARQAGRVLEIDDEMTSGFTALATRVRSWWRLAVSGPTERDALRLAQQLLDLYKPKVAIEHPEAQYAMAREFIPGEPLASAAYMRRGSVVWTASSVPTATAEVGDRRGILLGETVTATRRPVAWDPWMAQEIRDGSGLTAMVAGLGGGKSFLGGGIVYKTLRAGAHWTILDPSGPLARLCDLPELRPYARPINLLNAQPGILNPYRVVADPLIEHFMDEDDPERSWRREKALAGATRRRLVLDVLSGVLPYEVSRMAQTRIVLLRAVRAVGGRFDADPGQVIDALRRDSSEHHEHAVVVADFLDEMRERMALLIPERDADPYSETRDDRMTVLTMAGLTLPKDGVPREYWTDAESLGVEMLNLAAWLTQRSVYEKPKEQRKGVWIDEAFFLSEVPTGRVLMNRFARDSRKWNVRVLLSSQIPADFLKIQGFVALLDSVFVGRLDDDDAQADALRLLKVPVGVGYEQVVAALGRRPGAQRGTERDVEPRQFIFGDGAGGVERIRVDFSGPHLDQLRSVMDTTPGSPDAHTKPGAALVLPHEEAPAPYVPTPPEDDELEHDFELQAELEVGLTDEQLLGSPDPLASETGEVEGAVHNGNGQPANGHSPDRHARAGGKGGTGRDAA
- a CDS encoding SCO6745 family protein yields the protein MGEAAEAAKKFKGTFDTLHSLIYFVPEAEEHLTAAGLRPGRMTYFASRSAPMGAVKADVVAATFYNFNPEIIERHIPCAWTLATPEQITEARFNAVDAALSRLLGDEIHAETTAEAAELAREATDGCRPEGRALYAGHASLAWPEKPHLVLWHALTLMREHRGDAHVAALMLHGLDGLAALVTHVASGAGFTPDMAKSTRGWSDEQWDAEVARLANQGVIGPDGDLTDKGTDLRERVEAATNAASEGPWRHLGEEKSTRLAELCRPLSRAVVKAGAFPRAMTASR
- the sfnG gene encoding dimethylsulfone monooxygenase SfnG, with amino-acid sequence MSVPDLHEPLKFAYWVPNVSGGLVTSDIEQRTDWGYEYNKQLAVLAENNGFEYALTQVRYTASYGAAYQHESTGFSLALLLATQRLKVIAAIHPGLWHPGVLAKFVASADVISGGRAAINVVSGWFKDEFTKLGEPWLEHDERYRRTEEFITAVRELWTNDHAEFGGDFYRIHDFDIKPKPEVSPGRPHPEIFQGGNSTAARKVAGRVSDWYFSNGKDYDGFTEQVEDVRAIANGRTVRFGLNGFVIARESAAEAEAVFREIIEKADRPAVEGFRSAVAQAGKSTADNKGMWADSEFKDLVQYNDGFRTQLIGTPEHIADRAIEYKKRGANLLLLGFLHYLEDVEYFGKNVLPVIREKERELAELSA
- a CDS encoding SLC13 family permease produces the protein MVRPRGLPEAVAAVPVAGVVLAIGLTTPQAAWDRVVEILPTMGFLAAILLVSHLAAIDGVFIWLGSRLAEVCRGEPKRLLVLTFVAAAGVTAVLSLDATVVLLTPVVLATAEGLRLESKPHVYACAHLANSASTLLPVSNLTNLLAFAASGLTFAGFTALMALPWLVMILIELAIFSRFFNRDLAGPCSTEKPQHREPPVFALVVLGVMLVGFGVGQLVHVEPVWVAALAALVLSARALAERKIKPWQVVTEASPMLVLFVLGLAITVEAVDEHGLGGALKAFLPTTAALPELLLTTAIAAVLANLVNNLPATLILLSVLGDHPNTGVLLAVLIGVNVGPNATYLGSLATLLWRRVLARHGHTPRAREFTALGALTTPVSLAAATTALWLVLP